The Deltaproteobacteria bacterium genome segment CATCAGCTCGTTCCCCCAGACGGTGCAGGCGATCATGGAAGACCTTCGCAAGGGGGAGACGCAGCTCAACATCGAGCTGACCCAGGCGCGCCACCTCCAGCGCACCTACGCCAAGACCCAGAGCCGGAACATGTACGCGGTCATGGCCTCGGCGGCGGCGATCAGCGGAACGCTGGCCCTCCCTCACGACGGCTACGCCGTGCTGGGTTTTCCGGCCGTGAGCTTCTGGTTCTATCTGCTGACCGTGCTGCTGGGGGCGGGGTTCTTCCTCAAGTCCGGCGGGGATTGAGGGGCTTCCCGGCCGCCCGGCCGTTTTTTCCCGTCAGTCGTTCCGCTGGACGGGATTATTCACCGGCTTCAGCGTCATAAGATAGTCATGGATCGCGCCCAGGTCCTGATCCGTCATCCCGGCGTACATGATCCACGGCATCGGGGTGTTCACCTCCCCTTCCTGCAGGGCGCGGGGCGGATTCACGGCGGGGTCGTGCTCCCGGAACCGGGCGATGAACGTTTCGCGGCTCCAGGCGCCGATGCCGGTCTCGATGTCCGGCGTGATGTTGGAAGACCGGATCACGCCGTTCGGCATCCTGAACTCGAAGCCGCCGGCGAACTCCATCCCCTCGATCCGCTTGCCGCGCACGGCCTTCGAGTGGCAGTCGATGCAGCCGGCCATGGTCGTCACGTATTCGCCGTAGGCGGCGGCGTCCGACGGAGCGGGGCGCGGGCGGAAGCTGGGGTCGCGGGGAATCGTGGGCAGGATCATTCCCAGCGGGAAGGCGGGTTTTGATTCCGGCACGGCGTGCCCCAGGGGCTTCAGCGTGCGGACGTAGGCCGCGATCGCCCTCGCGTCCTCCTCGTCCATGCGCCCGTAGTTGGGATACGGCATCACCGGGAAGTAGGCCCGCCCGTCGCGGCTCACCCCGGCGGTGAAGGCGCGGAGCAGTTCACCGTCGGTCCAGTTGCCGATTCCGGTCACGGCGTCCGGCGTGATGTTGCGGGCGTAGTAGTCGCCGGGGAATCCGGACTCCCGTCCGAACTTCTCGCCGCCCCGTCCCTCGGTGCCCTCCACCAGGGGGCCGCCCAGCCGGTCCCAGTCCCGCGCCGAATGGCAGTCAATGCAGACGGCGACGTGGTTGGCGAGGTAGCTCCCGCGTTCAATCAGGGCCTCGTCGGCAATGATGCGGATGTCGCGGGGCGGGCTCACCTTCGGGTAGCCAAAAACGGCACAGGCGGCGAGCGCCAGCGTGCCCGCCGTCACGGCAAGCAGGCGGAAGCGGGACAGAAAGCGGAACATGACCATCGTGGACTCCTGTTCGTAACCGGATAGGAGCCACGCGATAGCCGCAGGGAGACGGGGCGGCAAGGCGCCGTTACAACTGTTTCAGCTTTTGGGCGCCCAGCGGAGGACGGGCTGGCGGGCGGCGCGGGTCTCGTCGAGGCGGCGGCGGAAGGCGCCGTGGGGGGCGGTCCGGAGGAGTTCGGGATTGTCCTTCGCCTCGGCGGCGATCTCCCGCATGGCGGCGACGAACTGGTCCAGGGTTTCCTTCGACTCGCTCTCGGTCGGCTCGATCATCAGGGCGTTCCGCACCACCAGCGGGAAGAACACCGTCGGCGGATGATAGCCCTTGTCGATCATCCGCTTGGCGATGTCGAGGGTCGTGACGCCATGGGGCCGCTGGAGTTCGTCGCTGAACACCGCTTCGTGCATGCAGGGCTCGTCGAAGGCGAGCCTGAAGCTGTCCTTGAGCTGCACGCGCAGGTAGTTGGCGTTCAGCACGGCCGCCCCGGACATCTCCTTCAGCCCTGAATTGCCCATTGTCTTTATGTACGCCCACGCCCTCAGGTTGATGCCGAAGTTCGAGAAGAAGCTCCGGATGCGGCCGATCGACTTCGGCCGGTCATGCGAGAAGGCGTAGCGGTCGCCGTTCTTCACGATGCACGGCGAGGGGAGATACGGTTCCAGCCGCTCCGAGACGACGACCGCGCCCGCGCCGGGGCCGCCTCCGCCGTGCGGGGTCGAGAAGGTCTTGTGCAGGTTGAACTGCGAGACGTCCACGCCCATCTTCCCCATCGAGGCCTGCCCGACGATGGCGTTCAGGTTCGCCCCGTCGCAGTAGAGGAGCCCGCCCTGCGAATGGATGAGGTCGCCGATGTCGGCGATCTGGTTCTCGAACAGGCCGAGCGTGCTGGGATTGGTCAGCATGATGGCGGCCGTCTCGTCATCCACCACCGCCCTCACCTCGTCCACGGTGAGGCGGCTCGCTTTTGCCTCCAGCGGCACGACCTCGAAACCGCACATGGCCGCCGTGGCCGGGTTGGTGCCGTGGGCCGTGGCCGGGACGATGATCTTCCTGCGCCGCCCGCCCCGGTCCAGGTGGTAGGCCCGGATCATCAGGACGCCGGTGAACTCGCCGTGGGCGCCGGCGGCGGGATTGAGCGCGCAGGCGTGCATGCCCACGCACTTGCGGAGATCCTCGGTGAGTTCCCACAGGATGCGGAGCGCGCCCTGCGCGAACGCCTCCGGCATCAGCGGATGCAGGCGCGAAAAGCCGGGATGCCGCACCAGCGATTCGTGCAGCTTCGGGTTGTATTTCATCGTGCAGGAACCGAGCGGAAAGAGCCCCGCATCAATGCAGTAGTTGTACTGGGCGAGCCGCGTGTAGTGGCGCACGACATCGAACTCGCTCACTTCAGGGAAACCTTCCAGCTCGCCCCGGACGAGATGGCCCTCGATGCCGTCGGGCGACTTCGCTTCCGGCGCGTCCAGTTCAGGCAGCGCGTAGCCCCGCCGGCCGGGGGAGCCGCGCTCGAAGATGAGCGGCTCCTCCAGAACGAGGCCCTGGGTGCCGGGCGGCTTCAGCAGGCTCACCGGATCACCTCCCGTGCGAAGCCGACGAGGGCATCGTGGTGGCGCTTCTGGTGGCGCTCGGTCGTGCACAGGTGCAGCTCGTTCGCGTGGGCGGGGCCGAGCAGCGCGCCGAGGTCAATGCCGGCCGCCAGCTGCCGCGCCTCGGCCTTCCTCACGAACTCCGCCGCCGGGATGGGGAGCCGCAGGACGAACTCGTTGAAGAACGGCCCGGAGTAGGCGGCCGTGACGCCGGGAATCTCCAGCAGGCGGCGGCGAAGCTCGCGGGCGAGCGAGAGGTTCTGCCGGGCGAGATCCTTCAGCCCCTGGCGGCCCATGAGCGACAGGTAGACCGTCACCCACAGGGCGCAGAGCTGCTGCGAGGTGCAGATGTTGGAGGTCGCCTTCTCGCGCCGGATGAACTGCTCGCGGGTCGTGAGCGTCAGCACGAACGCCCGGCGGCCGTCCTGGTCCACCGTCTCGCCGACGAGACGGCCCGGCATCTGCCGGACGTATTCCTTCTTGCAGCAGAAGATCCCCACGTTCGGGCCGCCGAAATAGGGCGGAAGCCCCAGTCCCTGCGCCTCGCCCACGACGATGTCCGCGCCGAACCGGCCCGGCGGCTCGACAAGCGCGAGCGAGAGGGGCTCGCCCGTCACGGCGATGAACAGGGCGCCCGTTCCGGCGGCGGCCTCCCCCACCGCCTTCCAGTCCTCGATGATGCCGAGGATGTTCGGGCTCTGGACGACCACCCCGCCCACGTCTCCGGCCTCGCGGATCCGGGCGGCCAGTTTCGCCGTGTCGGTGCGGCCGGTCGCCCGGTCCACCGGGACGGTTTCCAGCACGATCGTCTCCAGCGGGGAGACGAACGTGCGGACGGTATCCAGGTAGTGCGGGTGAAGCGCGCCCGAGACGAGGAACCGCGTCTTCCTCGTGAGCCGGTGGGCCATCAGCACCGCCTCGGCGGCCGAGGTCGCCGCGTCGTACATGGACGAGTTGGCGACATCCATGCCGGTGAGCATGGCCATGTAGGTCTGGAACTCGTACGCCCCCATGAGCGTGCCCTGGGCGATCTCCGGCTGGTAGGGCGTATAAGCCGTGGCGAACTCGCCCCGGACCACCAGATGCTCGATCACGGCCGGGGTGTAGTGGTCGTAGGCGCCCGCCCCCAGAAAAGAGATGAGGTCGCGGGGCCTTGCGGCGGCGATGGAGTCGGCGAGCCGCTGAAGCTCCATCTCGGAGACGGGCGGATCGAGCGGCAGAAGGCCGCGCACCCGCACCCGCTCGGGAATCTGCCGGTCGATGAGCTCGGTCACCGAGCCCGCACCGGCTGTCTCCAGCATGGCCTTCGCGTCGGCGTCAGTCAGGGGGATGTAACGCATGGATTGCTGGTGGCTACTGGGTGATGAGCGCCCGGTACTGTCCGGCGGTGAGCAGCTTGTCGAGGCCGGCCGTGTCCAGTGGCGCGACGCGGATCATCCACGCCTTGTAGGGGTCGGCATTGACCGATTCGGGCGCGCCGGTGAGCGACGAGTTGACCGCCGTCACCTTGCCCGAGAGCGGCGCATAGAGATCGCTCACGGCTTTCACCGACTCGATGACGCCGAATGCCTTGCCCGCCGTCACCTGCGAGTTCACGGCGGGCAGCTCCACGAACACCACGTCGCCCAGCTGCTCGGCGGCGAACTCCGTCACGCCGATGACGGCCTCGTCGCCCTCCATCCGTACCCATTCGTGCTCGGCGGTGTATCTGAGATGTTCAGGAACGTTCATGCGGCCTCGCTTGCTTCTTAAGGAAGGATACCGGGGCGAAACGGACCGAACGGACGGGGAGCCCCGGCGCGGCAAAGCTGCCTTGGCGGACCGGTGAAATCAACCGGAAAAGACATCCGGCCGGAGGGTCCGGTTTCCCCTTGCGGACCGGTCCCCCGGACGGGATATGATCCCTGAAGCCATGCACACCCTGAACTGGCGACAGATCGACGCCCTGATCGACGCGGCCCTGGAGGAAGACCTGGGCCTGGCGGGCGACATCACCTCTACTGCCATCTTCGACGGGGGCCAGCGGATCAGCGCGAGGTTCGTGGCCCGCGAGCCGGGCGTGCTCGCCGGACTGAACGTGGCGCTGCGGGTGTTCAGCCGGTTCGACCCCGCCATGGCCGCCGGAACCCTGCTGCCGGAGGGGGCCCCGTTCTCCGCCGGAGCGGAGCTGGGATACGTGAACGGGCTCGCCGCCAGTGTCCTGCCGGCCGAGCGCACGGCACTCAACTTCCTCCGCCACCTGACGGGCGTCGCCACCCTGACCCGCGCCTTCGTGGACCGGGTGAAGGGGACGAAGGCCCGGATCACCGACACCCGCAAGACGACCCCGCTCCTCCGGGGGCTGGAAAAGTATGCCGTCACGATGGGGGGCGGCATCAACCACCGGTTCGGGCTGTTCGACGCGGCCATGGTGAAGGACAACCACATCGCCGCGGCCGGTTCCATCGGCGCAGCCATCCGCAGCGTCCGGGCCCGGATTCCCCACACGGCGACGATCACCTGCGAGGTGGACCGTCTGGACCAGATCGAGGAGGCGCTCGCCGCCGGGGCCGATTCGATCCTGCTGGACAACATGACGGCGGCCGAGCTGAGGCAGGCCGTGGCGCTGGTCGGCGGCCGGGCACGGACCGAGGCCTCAGGCGGCGTCCGGCTGGAGACGGTGGGCGAGATCGCCGCCACCGGCGTTGATCTCATCAGCGTGGGCGCGCTGACCCACTCTCCCCGGCAGGTGGATATCGCACTGGATGTGCAGTGACCGCACGGAGCGGCGGCCCCAGATGGCGGCGCGAACCCTGGGTCAGACCGGTTCGTGCGGGCTAGTGGCCACCCCGGCTGCCGCCTCCACCGCTGTTGAACTCGAACTCGTCGAGCATCGAGCGCGCAACCCCTTCTTCCTCGGAATCCCGCTCGATCTTCTTGGCAGCCTTCCGGTTCGCCGACTTCTTGTCGTCGTCGATGTCGCGCAGCATCCAGGTGTACCGGTCAATCTTCCGGGCCACCAGCGGCGCCTTGCAGTAGCTGCAATAGACCTCGTCACCGTCCTCCTGGTTCACGTCCAGCGGGACGTCGGCACTGCATAACGGGCACTCGGCGGAAACGTTGGCCATGGGGCACCTCCCGGTCGGGAAAGGGGTTTGGAAAGAACCGCAGATTTCGATTCTACCCCACTGCCGGAGCGGGTAAAAGCGGGAAAATCCCCCCCAAAAACAGTCCGGGCGGCCCGGCCTCCCGCATCCTTAGCGTGGCCCCGGCCGCCCGGCTTTGCTTATAAGAATTATAAGGAAAGGGCCGGAGATTTCTCCGGCCCCTGGAGAGCCAACAGGCTCAATCTTCCTCGTCGTCGTCCGAGGACTCCTCTTCCTCTTCTTCCTCTTCTTCTTCCTCGCCGGCGCCGCCGATATCTTCCAGTATCTCCTCGTCCTCGCCAGCCTCCTCGCCGTCGTCGGCCTCCTCGGCGGCGAGGATGCTCCGCTCGGCTGCCGCCAGGCTGGTGCGGGCCGAGACGGCCGCGGCGGCTGCCACCGGTGCCGTTATCGCCGGACGGTCGGCCTGGTTGGCCCCGCAGCTCGGACAGACGCACTCGCTCTTGTGCAGGTCGTAGAACTTCGTCCCGCACTTGAAGCACATGAATTTCTTACCGTAATCGACTAGCGGCATGGCCGGACCCTCTTCTCGGTCGCCCCACATAGCGTCTCTGGCGGTGAAGGTCCATCCCCTCCCGGCGATTTTCAGGGGAGCGTGAAACTGCCCTGAAAAACATCTTCCCTGAAACCCGCCCGGGGTCATTGAAATCGCCCCTGCCGCTGGCTATGGGGGCCGGGCAAAAAAGGGCCGTTTAGGGGCATTTGGGCCGCTCAGATTGACTTTGCGGCGGATGGCTCCGACAATCGGCCCCAAGGCGGATAGTGCCGGAACCGGCCCGGAACGGGGCTGGAGAGGCAGAGGCCGCCGCGCACAACCAGATTAGTGGTCCGGCGGCCTGCCGGGCTGCCCCGTACGGCTGAAGGGAATTACGCCGCAGGGTTTGATCGGGTTTCGTCCGGCTGGTCATGGTGAACCGGCCGGGTTCCCCAAGATGGGAACTACCGGAACCCAAGGAGCACCTGGCCTTGTCCCCTCAAACTGAGGCGGCGTCCGCCGCCAAGCCCCTCGAAGAACACTCCCACCTCGTTGTCCGCTTTGCCGGCGATTCCGGCGACGGCATGCAGATCACCGGATCGCAGTTCACGGCCACCAACGCCGTGTACGGAAACGACCTGGCCACGCTGCCCGACTTCCCCGCCGAGATCCGGGCACCCGCCGGCACGCTGGCCGGCGTCTCCGGGTTCCAGCTCAATTTCGGCTCGCAGAAGATCTACACGGCCGGCGACCAGCCCGACGTCTTCGTCACCATGAACCCGGCAGCGCTCAAGGTGAACCTGCCGGAACTTCCGAACGGCTGCGTCATCATCGCCAACGAGGACGCCTTCACCGACCGCAACCTGAAGATGGCGGGATTCGCGTCGAACCCGCTCGCCGACGATTCGCTCTCGAAGTTCCGCGTCTACCCGGTGAAGATCTCGACGCTGACGAACAACGCGCTCGCCGACGTGGAAATGTCCGCCAAGGACAAGGCCCGCTGCAAGAACTTCTTTGCCCTGGGCCTCATCTACTGGATGTTCAACCGCTCGCCCGAACAGACGATGCGGTTCCTCAAGGACAAGTTCTCCAAGAAGCCGGTCATCCTGGAAGCGAACGAGAAGGCCATGCGCGCCGGCATGAACTACGGCGAGACGGCCGAGGCGTTCACCACCCGCTACGAGGTGAAGGAAGCCCAGCTGACGCCGGGCAAGTACCGCAACATCACCGGCAACTCGGCCATGGCAATCGGGCTGGTGGCGGCGTCGAAGCTGTCCGGGGTTCCGCTGTTCCTGGGGTCGTACCCGATCACCCCGGCCTCGGACATCCTCCACGAGCTGTCCCGTTACAAGAACTTCGGCATCATGACGTTCCAGGCCGAGGACGAAATCGCCGCCGTCTGCTCGGCCATCGGCGCGGCGTTCGCCGGCTACCTGGGCCTCACGACAACCTCCGGTCCCGGCATCGCCCTCAAGGCGGAGGCGATCGGGCTGGCGGTAATGACCGAGCTGCCGCTGCTCATCGTCAACGTCCAGCGCGGCGGGCCCTCGACGGGGCTGCCGACCAAGACCGAGCAGGCCGACCTCCTGCAGGCGATGTACGGCCGCAACGGCGAGTGCCCGGTGGCCATCGTCGCCCCCTCGACGCCGGGCGACTGCTTCCACATCGCCATCGAGGCCACCCGGATCGCCACCAAATACATGACTCCGGTGATGATCCTCTCGGACGGCTACCTGGCGAACGGCGCCGAGGCGTGGCGGCTCCCCAGGATATCCGACCTGCCCAGGATCGACGTGAAGTTCCGCACCGATCCCAGCGGCTACAAGCCCTACCTGCGCGACGAGAACCTGGCCCGCCCGTGGGTCAGGCCAGGCACGCCAGGGCTGGAGCACCGGATCGGCGGCATCGAGAAGCAGGACATCACCGGCAACGTGAACTACGAGGCCCGCAACCACGAGCACATGGTGAAGCTCCGGGCCCAGAAGATCGCCAACATCGCAAAAGACATTCCGGCGCTCAAGGTGCTCGGCGACCCCGAGGGCGACGTGCTCGTCGTGGGCTGGGGCTCGACCTACGGCTCCATCACCGCGGCGGTCGAAGAGCTCCGGGCCCAGGGCAAGCGCGTCTCGGGCGTGCACCTCCGGCACCTCAACCCCTTTCCGCCGAACCTGGGCGAGATCCTCGGGAAGTTCAGGAAGGTGATCGTTCCGGAGATGAACGCCGGGCAGCTCGTGAAGATCATCCGGGCCACCTTCAACGTGCCCGCCATCGGCGTGAACAAGATCCAGGGCCAGCCGTTCCGCAAGCGCGAGGTCGTGGACGGCATCCTGACGCACCTGTAAGAGCCGGGGAACCGCACCGGGGAGAAAGAACGGTTTATGACGGAAGCAGCAACCAAACTGACGAAGGCCGATTTCCAGAGCGACCAGGACATCCGGTGGTGTCCCGGCTGCGGGGACTACTCGATCCTCGCCCAGGTGCAGAACGTGATGCCGGAGCTCGGCGTCCCCAAGGAGAAGGTCGTCTTCGTCTCCGGCATCGGATGCAGCTCGCGCTTTCCCTACTACATGAACACCTATGGGCTGCACAGCATTCACGGCCGCGCCCCGGCGGTGGCCACCGGCGTCAAGTGCATGAGCCCGGACCTGTCGGTGTGGGTCGTCACCGGCGACGGCGACGGACTCTCCATCGGCGGCAACCACTTCATCCACGCCATCCGGCGGAACGTGGACCTGAACGTCCTCATGTTCAACAACCGCATCTACGGGCTCACCAAGGGCCAGTATTCGCCGACCTCGGAGCTGGGCAAGAAGACCAAGTCCACGCCGATGGGGAGCGTGGACTACCCGCTGCACCCGATCTCGCTGGCGCTCGGCGCGGAGGCGACCTTCGTCGCCCGCACCATGGACGTGGACCCCAAGTCGCTGCGCTACTGCGTCAAGCGCGCCGCCGAGCACAAGGGGATCGCGTTCGTCGAGATCTACCAGAACTGCAACATCTTCAACGACGGGGCCTACGACTCCATCGTCGAGAAGAGCATCCGCTCGGACCGCGTGCTCTACCTGGAGCACGGCAAGCCGATGATCTTCGGCAAGGACATGAACAAGGGACTGAAGCTAAACGGCTTCCAGCTCGAAGTGGCGACGATCGGCGAGAACGGCGTCACCGAGAAGGATATCGTCGTACACGACGAGACGAACCCCGACCCCACGATGGCGTTCCTCCTGTCGCGGCTGGACGAGGCCACCTTCCCGGTCCCGATGGGCGTGTTCCG includes the following:
- the gcvPA gene encoding aminomethyl-transferring glycine dehydrogenase subunit GcvPA, producing MRYIPLTDADAKAMLETAGAGSVTELIDRQIPERVRVRGLLPLDPPVSEMELQRLADSIAAARPRDLISFLGAGAYDHYTPAVIEHLVVRGEFATAYTPYQPEIAQGTLMGAYEFQTYMAMLTGMDVANSSMYDAATSAAEAVLMAHRLTRKTRFLVSGALHPHYLDTVRTFVSPLETIVLETVPVDRATGRTDTAKLAARIREAGDVGGVVVQSPNILGIIEDWKAVGEAAAGTGALFIAVTGEPLSLALVEPPGRFGADIVVGEAQGLGLPPYFGGPNVGIFCCKKEYVRQMPGRLVGETVDQDGRRAFVLTLTTREQFIRREKATSNICTSQQLCALWVTVYLSLMGRQGLKDLARQNLSLARELRRRLLEIPGVTAAYSGPFFNEFVLRLPIPAAEFVRKAEARQLAAGIDLGALLGPAHANELHLCTTERHQKRHHDALVGFAREVIR
- a CDS encoding c-type cytochrome, which codes for MFRFLSRFRLLAVTAGTLALAACAVFGYPKVSPPRDIRIIADEALIERGSYLANHVAVCIDCHSARDWDRLGGPLVEGTEGRGGEKFGRESGFPGDYYARNITPDAVTGIGNWTDGELLRAFTAGVSRDGRAYFPVMPYPNYGRMDEEDARAIAAYVRTLKPLGHAVPESKPAFPLGMILPTIPRDPSFRPRPAPSDAAAYGEYVTTMAGCIDCHSKAVRGKRIEGMEFAGGFEFRMPNGVIRSSNITPDIETGIGAWSRETFIARFREHDPAVNPPRALQEGEVNTPMPWIMYAGMTDQDLGAIHDYLMTLKPVNNPVQRND
- the nadC gene encoding carboxylating nicotinate-nucleotide diphosphorylase codes for the protein MHTLNWRQIDALIDAALEEDLGLAGDITSTAIFDGGQRISARFVAREPGVLAGLNVALRVFSRFDPAMAAGTLLPEGAPFSAGAELGYVNGLAASVLPAERTALNFLRHLTGVATLTRAFVDRVKGTKARITDTRKTTPLLRGLEKYAVTMGGGINHRFGLFDAAMVKDNHIAAAGSIGAAIRSVRARIPHTATITCEVDRLDQIEEALAAGADSILLDNMTAAELRQAVALVGGRARTEASGGVRLETVGEIAATGVDLISVGALTHSPRQVDIALDVQ
- the gcvPB gene encoding aminomethyl-transferring glycine dehydrogenase subunit GcvPB, with amino-acid sequence MKPPGTQGLVLEEPLIFERGSPGRRGYALPELDAPEAKSPDGIEGHLVRGELEGFPEVSEFDVVRHYTRLAQYNYCIDAGLFPLGSCTMKYNPKLHESLVRHPGFSRLHPLMPEAFAQGALRILWELTEDLRKCVGMHACALNPAAGAHGEFTGVLMIRAYHLDRGGRRRKIIVPATAHGTNPATAAMCGFEVVPLEAKASRLTVDEVRAVVDDETAAIMLTNPSTLGLFENQIADIGDLIHSQGGLLYCDGANLNAIVGQASMGKMGVDVSQFNLHKTFSTPHGGGGPGAGAVVVSERLEPYLPSPCIVKNGDRYAFSHDRPKSIGRIRSFFSNFGINLRAWAYIKTMGNSGLKEMSGAAVLNANYLRVQLKDSFRLAFDEPCMHEAVFSDELQRPHGVTTLDIAKRMIDKGYHPPTVFFPLVVRNALMIEPTESESKETLDQFVAAMREIAAEAKDNPELLRTAPHGAFRRRLDETRAARQPVLRWAPKS
- a CDS encoding FYDLN acid domain-containing protein; the encoded protein is MPLVDYGKKFMCFKCGTKFYDLHKSECVCPSCGANQADRPAITAPVAAAAAVSARTSLAAAERSILAAEEADDGEEAGEDEEILEDIGGAGEEEEEEEEEEESSDDDEED
- a CDS encoding 2-oxoacid:ferredoxin oxidoreductase subunit beta, yielding MTEAATKLTKADFQSDQDIRWCPGCGDYSILAQVQNVMPELGVPKEKVVFVSGIGCSSRFPYYMNTYGLHSIHGRAPAVATGVKCMSPDLSVWVVTGDGDGLSIGGNHFIHAIRRNVDLNVLMFNNRIYGLTKGQYSPTSELGKKTKSTPMGSVDYPLHPISLALGAEATFVARTMDVDPKSLRYCVKRAAEHKGIAFVEIYQNCNIFNDGAYDSIVEKSIRSDRVLYLEHGKPMIFGKDMNKGLKLNGFQLEVATIGENGVTEKDIVVHDETNPDPTMAFLLSRLDEATFPVPMGVFRAVRRPAFDEMMNDQVKAATQKSGPGDLDSLLNQGDTWEVH
- a CDS encoding 2-oxoacid:acceptor oxidoreductase subunit alpha — protein: MVNRPGSPRWELPEPKEHLALSPQTEAASAAKPLEEHSHLVVRFAGDSGDGMQITGSQFTATNAVYGNDLATLPDFPAEIRAPAGTLAGVSGFQLNFGSQKIYTAGDQPDVFVTMNPAALKVNLPELPNGCVIIANEDAFTDRNLKMAGFASNPLADDSLSKFRVYPVKISTLTNNALADVEMSAKDKARCKNFFALGLIYWMFNRSPEQTMRFLKDKFSKKPVILEANEKAMRAGMNYGETAEAFTTRYEVKEAQLTPGKYRNITGNSAMAIGLVAASKLSGVPLFLGSYPITPASDILHELSRYKNFGIMTFQAEDEIAAVCSAIGAAFAGYLGLTTTSGPGIALKAEAIGLAVMTELPLLIVNVQRGGPSTGLPTKTEQADLLQAMYGRNGECPVAIVAPSTPGDCFHIAIEATRIATKYMTPVMILSDGYLANGAEAWRLPRISDLPRIDVKFRTDPSGYKPYLRDENLARPWVRPGTPGLEHRIGGIEKQDITGNVNYEARNHEHMVKLRAQKIANIAKDIPALKVLGDPEGDVLVVGWGSTYGSITAAVEELRAQGKRVSGVHLRHLNPFPPNLGEILGKFRKVIVPEMNAGQLVKIIRATFNVPAIGVNKIQGQPFRKREVVDGILTHL
- the gcvH gene encoding glycine cleavage system protein GcvH, which codes for MNVPEHLRYTAEHEWVRMEGDEAVIGVTEFAAEQLGDVVFVELPAVNSQVTAGKAFGVIESVKAVSDLYAPLSGKVTAVNSSLTGAPESVNADPYKAWMIRVAPLDTAGLDKLLTAGQYRALITQ